The following are encoded in a window of Pseudomonas multiresinivorans genomic DNA:
- a CDS encoding sensor histidine kinase, with translation MMPATNRQTELASRPSEQVPVEQQSRAHLEQTFELFSQMSSQLNQSYSLLEARVTELKGELALVSAQRMQELAEKERQANRLQSLLDVLPGGVIMIDGQGVVRDANPVAVALLGKPLVGMLWREVISRSFAPRADDGHEVSLRDGRRVSIAIRPLNGEPGQLILLNDLTETRRLQDQLARHERLSALGRMVASLAHQIRTPLSAAMLYAGHLSEGELPVEQQQRFAGRIKERLHELESQVRDMLVFARGELPLPDRLAPNQLFTSLRAAAESHVAGLNLRWQCDARVGELLCNRDTLVGTVLNLVENAIQAAGREVRLKVHLYQRGNSLRLSVSDNGPGMSAETLARLGEPFFTTKTTGTGLGLAVVKAVAKAHQGELLLRSRPGVGTCATLVLPLILAQSAVHEE, from the coding sequence ATGATGCCCGCCACCAATCGCCAGACTGAACTCGCTTCCCGGCCCTCCGAGCAGGTGCCGGTGGAGCAGCAGAGCCGCGCCCATCTGGAGCAGACCTTCGAGCTGTTCAGCCAGATGTCCAGCCAGCTCAACCAGTCCTACAGCCTGCTGGAAGCCCGCGTCACCGAGCTCAAGGGCGAACTGGCCCTGGTCAGCGCGCAGCGCATGCAGGAGCTGGCGGAGAAGGAGCGCCAGGCCAACCGCCTGCAGAGCCTGCTCGACGTATTGCCCGGCGGCGTCATCATGATCGACGGCCAGGGCGTGGTGCGCGACGCCAATCCGGTGGCGGTCGCCTTGCTCGGCAAGCCCCTGGTGGGCATGCTCTGGCGCGAAGTCATCTCCCGCAGCTTCGCCCCGCGTGCCGACGACGGCCACGAAGTCTCCCTGCGCGATGGTCGCCGTGTGTCCATCGCCATTCGCCCGCTGAACGGCGAGCCCGGCCAGCTCATCCTGCTCAACGACCTGACGGAAACCCGTCGTCTGCAGGACCAGCTCGCCCGTCACGAGCGCCTGTCCGCCCTCGGCCGCATGGTCGCTTCCCTGGCTCACCAGATCCGTACCCCGCTGTCTGCCGCCATGCTTTACGCCGGCCACCTGAGCGAAGGCGAGCTGCCGGTCGAGCAGCAGCAACGCTTTGCCGGCCGCATCAAGGAGCGCCTGCACGAGCTGGAAAGCCAGGTGCGCGACATGCTGGTATTCGCTCGCGGCGAACTGCCGTTGCCGGACCGCCTGGCCCCCAACCAGCTGTTCACCAGTCTTCGCGCGGCGGCCGAATCTCATGTCGCCGGCCTGAACCTGCGGTGGCAGTGCGACGCTCGCGTCGGCGAGCTGCTGTGCAACCGCGACACGCTGGTCGGCACCGTGCTCAACCTGGTGGAGAACGCCATCCAGGCCGCCGGCCGCGAAGTGCGCCTGAAGGTGCACCTTTACCAGCGCGGCAACAGCCTGCGCCTGAGCGTCAGCGACAACGGTCCGGGCATGAGCGCCGAAACCCTGGCGCGTCTCGGCGAACCCTTCTTCACCACCAAGACCACCGGCACCGGCCTCGGCCTCGCGGTGGTGAAAGCTGTCGCCAAGGCTCACCAGGGTGAACTGCTTCTGCGCTCGCGGCCGGGTGTCGGTACCTGCGCCACCCTGGTCCTGCCGCTGATCCTGGCTCAATCCGCCGTCCACGAGGAGTGA
- a CDS encoding sigma-54 dependent transcriptional regulator encodes MWRETKILVIDDNQDRCRDLSVIISFLGEDQLSCSSRDWRQTVDPLPNGSRDVLCVLVGAVESKGGALELLKQLAAWDEYLPVLLMGEPVPNEWPEELRRRVLASLEMPPSYNKLLDSLHRAQVYREMYDQARERGRQREPNLFRSLVGTSRAIQQVRQMMQQVADTDASVLILGESGTGKEVVARNLHYHSKRRDAPFVPVNCGAIPAELLESELFGHEKGAFTGAITTRAGRFELANGGTLFLDEIGDMPLPMQVKLLRVLQERTFERVGSNKTQNVDVRIIAATHKNLEKMIEDGSFREDLYYRLNVFPIEMAPLRERVEDIPLLMNELISRMEHEKRGSIRFNSAAIMSLCRHDWPGNVRELANLVERLAIMHPYGVIGVGELPKKFRHVDDEDEQLATSLREELEERAAITAGLPGLDSPAMLPAEGIDLKDYLANLEQGLIQQALDDASGVVARAAERLRIRRTTLVEKMRKYGMSRREEEMAED; translated from the coding sequence ATGTGGCGCGAAACGAAAATCCTCGTGATCGATGACAACCAGGACCGCTGCCGGGACCTCTCGGTGATCATCAGCTTCCTGGGTGAAGACCAACTCTCCTGCAGCAGCCGTGACTGGCGGCAGACCGTTGACCCGCTGCCCAACGGCAGCCGCGACGTGCTCTGCGTGCTGGTTGGCGCCGTGGAAAGCAAGGGCGGGGCGCTGGAGCTGCTCAAGCAGCTCGCCGCCTGGGACGAATACCTGCCCGTGCTGCTGATGGGCGAGCCGGTGCCCAACGAATGGCCCGAGGAACTGCGCCGCCGCGTGCTGGCCAGCCTCGAGATGCCGCCCAGCTACAACAAGTTGCTCGACTCCCTGCACCGCGCCCAGGTCTATCGCGAGATGTACGACCAGGCCCGTGAGCGTGGCCGCCAGCGCGAGCCCAACCTGTTCCGCAGCCTGGTGGGCACCAGCCGTGCCATCCAGCAGGTGCGGCAGATGATGCAGCAGGTCGCCGATACCGATGCCAGCGTGCTGATTCTCGGCGAATCCGGCACCGGCAAGGAGGTGGTGGCGCGCAACCTGCACTACCACTCCAAGCGTCGCGATGCGCCATTCGTGCCGGTCAACTGCGGCGCGATCCCGGCGGAGTTGCTGGAAAGCGAACTGTTCGGCCACGAGAAGGGCGCGTTCACTGGCGCCATCACCACTCGTGCGGGCCGCTTCGAGCTGGCCAACGGCGGCACGCTGTTCCTCGACGAGATCGGTGACATGCCGCTGCCGATGCAGGTCAAGCTGCTGCGTGTGCTGCAGGAGCGCACCTTCGAGCGCGTGGGCAGCAACAAGACGCAGAACGTCGACGTGCGCATCATCGCCGCGACCCACAAGAACCTCGAGAAGATGATCGAGGACGGCAGCTTCCGCGAGGACCTGTACTACCGCCTCAACGTCTTCCCCATCGAGATGGCCCCGCTGCGCGAGCGCGTCGAGGACATCCCGTTGCTGATGAACGAACTCATCTCGCGCATGGAGCACGAGAAGCGCGGTTCGATCCGCTTCAACTCGGCCGCCATCATGTCGCTCTGCCGTCACGACTGGCCGGGCAACGTGCGCGAGCTGGCCAACCTCGTCGAGCGTCTGGCGATCATGCATCCCTACGGCGTGATCGGAGTGGGTGAGCTGCCGAAGAAGTTCCGTCACGTCGACGACGAGGACGAGCAGCTGGCGACCAGCCTGCGCGAGGAACTGGAAGAGCGCGCGGCGATCACCGCCGGCCTGCCGGGCCTGGACTCGCCGGCCATGCTGCCGGCCGAGGGCATCGACCTGAAGGACTACCTGGCCAACCTGGAGCAGGGGCTGATCCAGCAGGCGCTGGACGACGCCAGCGGTGTAGTCGCCCGTGCCGCCGAACGCCTGCGCATCCGCCGGACCACCCTGGTGGAGAAAATGCGCAAGTACGGCATGAGCCGCCGCGAAGAGGAAATGGCGGAGGATTGA
- the fliT gene encoding flagellar protein FliT — MTLAVQQIEQTRLALGVALAQEDWETVAQLDLQCREHVDAAMVEPMDDDSELKRSLEGLLALYRELVHAVTRQREDVASEIVRVNRSHQGAKVYQMFG; from the coding sequence ATGACTCTCGCCGTCCAGCAGATCGAACAGACCCGCCTCGCTCTCGGCGTCGCACTGGCCCAGGAAGACTGGGAAACGGTCGCCCAGCTCGACCTTCAGTGTCGCGAGCACGTCGATGCCGCGATGGTCGAGCCGATGGACGATGACAGCGAACTCAAGCGCAGCCTGGAAGGATTGCTGGCGCTTTACCGCGAGCTGGTCCACGCTGTCACCCGGCAGCGCGAAGACGTGGCCAGCGAGATCGTCCGCGTCAATCGCTCCCACCAGGGCGCCAAGGTCTACCAGATGTTCGGCTGA
- the fliS gene encoding flagellar export chaperone FliS — protein sequence MNASAALRQYQNVNNQSQVHDASPHRLIQMLMEGGLSRIAQARGSMEREQFAQKGMLIAKASAIIAGLREALNFEAGGEVAENYANLYDYMSRRLGDANRSNEVQVLDEVSGLLRTIKEGWDAIAP from the coding sequence ATGAACGCTTCGGCAGCGCTGCGCCAGTACCAGAATGTGAACAACCAGTCGCAGGTGCACGACGCCTCTCCCCATCGTCTGATCCAGATGCTGATGGAAGGTGGCCTGAGCCGCATCGCCCAGGCTCGCGGCTCGATGGAGCGCGAGCAGTTCGCCCAGAAGGGCATGCTGATCGCCAAGGCCTCCGCGATCATCGCCGGCCTGCGCGAAGCGCTGAACTTCGAGGCGGGTGGTGAGGTGGCGGAAAACTATGCCAACCTGTACGACTACATGAGCCGTCGCCTGGGCGACGCCAACCGCAGCAATGAAGTGCAAGTGCTCGACGAAGTCTCGGGTCTGCTGCGCACCATCAAGGAAGGCTGGGACGCCATCGCTCCGTGA
- the fliD gene encoding flagellar filament capping protein FliD, with amino-acid sequence MAGTSINGVGSGYDIDSIVTALVNAQKAPKSNQIANQKTATNTTLSGVGSLKSALSTFQTALGKLNDPDSNAFAGLAVKSSNADALTATLGTGASAGTYNIEVKNLATSSKVATQYVDKSASFGAGSLTISQGSSTYKVNVKAGASLTDIRDSINSQLKDSGFTANIITDSNGPRLVLGSSVTGAGSDISVTTSGDSSLQVLAIDGAGTKASATAGGYVDKPAMNASYTIDGLEMSSSVNKISSAISGVEFSLVAEGKSTLSVNTNTDGLKSSVQSFVDAYNALMTSINSLTKVTTTTDSSGNPTTSAASLASDSMTRNLLNTLRTQLVGSSTDGGSIKLLSQLGVTTKNDGTLEVDSEKLDKALEKNFSSVQGFFTGDGGLLSRMSKSMDLYTKTNGLIDQRQSALNDTLSDLADQSTKLTTRMAKLTETLMAKYTAMDTLVAQLNATKSSVLTTLNALNKTSSSDN; translated from the coding sequence ATGGCCGGGACTTCGATCAACGGTGTAGGGTCGGGATACGACATCGACTCCATCGTGACCGCTTTGGTCAACGCGCAGAAAGCGCCAAAGTCGAATCAGATCGCCAATCAGAAGACCGCCACCAACACCACGCTCTCCGGTGTCGGTTCGCTCAAGAGCGCCCTGTCGACCTTCCAGACCGCTCTGGGCAAACTCAACGACCCCGACTCCAATGCCTTCGCCGGTCTCGCCGTCAAAAGCTCCAACGCCGACGCGCTGACCGCGACCCTGGGCACCGGCGCTTCTGCCGGCACCTACAACATCGAAGTGAAGAACCTGGCGACCAGCTCCAAGGTGGCCACCCAGTACGTCGACAAGTCCGCCTCCTTCGGTGCCGGCAGCCTGACCATCAGCCAGGGCAGCAGCACCTACAAGGTAAACGTCAAGGCAGGTGCCAGCCTCACGGACATCCGTGACAGCATCAACAGCCAGCTCAAGGACAGCGGTTTCACCGCCAACATCATCACCGACTCGAACGGTCCGCGCCTGGTGCTGGGCTCCAGCGTCACCGGTGCCGGCAGCGATATCAGCGTCACGACCTCCGGCGACAGCAGCCTGCAGGTCCTCGCGATCGATGGCGCCGGCACCAAGGCCTCCGCCACCGCGGGTGGCTACGTCGACAAGCCGGCGATGAATGCCAGCTACACCATCGACGGGCTGGAAATGAGCAGCTCGGTGAACAAGATTTCCAGCGCCATCAGCGGCGTGGAATTCAGCCTGGTGGCCGAGGGCAAATCCACCCTCAGCGTCAATACCAACACCGACGGCCTGAAGAGTTCCGTGCAGTCGTTCGTCGATGCCTACAACGCGCTGATGACCAGCATCAATTCGCTGACCAAGGTCACCACCACCACGGATTCCAGCGGCAACCCGACCACGTCGGCCGCCTCGCTGGCCAGTGACTCGATGACCCGCAACCTGCTCAACACCCTGCGTACCCAACTGGTTGGTTCCTCCACTGACGGAGGCAGCATCAAGCTGCTCTCCCAGCTGGGCGTCACCACCAAGAACGACGGTACGCTGGAGGTCGACAGCGAGAAGCTCGACAAGGCCCTGGAGAAGAACTTCTCCTCGGTGCAGGGTTTCTTCACCGGTGACGGCGGCCTGCTCTCGCGCATGAGCAAAAGCATGGACCTGTACACCAAGACCAACGGGCTGATCGACCAGCGCCAGTCTGCGCTGAACGATACCCTGAGCGACCTGGCGGACCAGTCCACCAAGCTGACCACCCGCATGGCCAAGCTGACCGAAACGCTCATGGCCAAGTACACCGCCATGGACACCCTGGTTGCCCAGCTCAACGCGACCAAGTCCAGCGTGCTGACCACGCTCAACGCGCTGAACAAGACCAGCAGCTCGGACAACTGA
- a CDS encoding flagellar protein FlaG, with protein MDTSLGINNPRPVDSAAAGSKPVSGNSLPQSAKESPASNKARSLNEAVSRLREQAQSVQRNLEFSVDDASGETVVKVVASDTGEVIRQIPSEVALKLAESLKEAGNLLFSERA; from the coding sequence ATGGATACCAGCCTCGGAATCAACAACCCGCGCCCGGTCGACAGCGCCGCCGCGGGCAGCAAGCCGGTCAGCGGCAACAGCTTGCCGCAGAGCGCCAAGGAATCGCCGGCGAGCAACAAGGCTCGCAGCCTGAACGAAGCCGTCAGCCGGCTGCGTGAGCAGGCCCAGTCGGTGCAACGCAACCTGGAGTTCTCGGTGGACGACGCCAGCGGCGAAACCGTCGTGAAGGTCGTGGCCTCCGATACTGGCGAGGTCATACGCCAGATTCCTTCGGAAGTTGCACTCAAGTTGGCAGAAAGCCTGAAGGAAGCGGGTAATCTGTTGTTCAGCGAACGCGCCTGA